One part of the Bacteroidota bacterium genome encodes these proteins:
- a CDS encoding T9SS type A sorting domain-containing protein — MKRTTTLKIFLAFLFVNFVYYSNAQLNYLPGGFTIAANSYVDLGTNGNVIPVANNDDAFSAPQPIGFTFNFNGAAYDSFVFSTNGFIKLGRDSASRHFLFTTFAQPPSNGVFTSATLPTPFASDSSMLFAMGQDLFGGSSTPEFRVFTDGFSGAQVCTIQWKNVKDKTQASTAGLYDTINFQIKLYESTNVVEYVYGNWTTTINQPLVRFAAVGIVGSSVINAAQNLHLVKGSTIGWTNTVANQGFYLNNAVNYRNPISTPAGPAPVSGTTFRFTPITANDASVKAIYTQGKTTLNYSISDSIRANISNNGVSTLTSVVVTLDITGAHSYTTTATIPSLGPGLSTNVSFAPFIPTNTGASVITVSVPTDDNNANNTLSNSYFVNNYEMSYRDTLLAHSGSNGITIPNFWGAKFFVSGDALLTTVRSFLVSNADAVGDTVCGMILDTLGNVIARSANRIVQASDQGTTMNFNIQVPIYVTNKSVIAGIAGSTAVNGLNYFLGTSQTENPFRTNNPFYFLTTGTALSNSTVGTFYALPGATGNQTTRLMMECHVRPIPQIEVGVTASSISTKYSVPTGVSIPFRAIVKNYGMQNRPAGIAVRYSVNNGPVIGPINTTTAIAHNDTTSVLFTGANAITFASAGTYTVKIFTSLVNDSLVANDTLIINYTASPRNTVPFRTSGATLTSNWTIDNASNVTTIWKTTSCVMPNGATNTSFYADNFNYVSNGRIVSTSAFNFTGVTNPTLYYSLAHAPKILSGDDTLDVEVSTDGGSTFTVVQTLTSQTSNPSLGTAAAQSSFFLPSSASQWRNATVDLSAYANNGFVMIAFRSRSGLGNSIFLNNINVLNPPSTNYQSVPSPTIYSSGIVTVNYNTSVGASNGVLAISAFNGSPVFSAASPVFATNTTATTNNTAIFTPDVISPSAWFTINYSGIGTGNLPSTAPFDLSISTTTIGGIQSIDSLYIVRRSESNGSWIALNTSRTSTLLTVYNITDYGDFGIASSVVANTLPVSWLSFKANKLDKNTAQLAWSTAQEMNNKGFEIESSVDGRNFNRIGFVKGAGVSTKVNNYSFTDAAVNSNVVFYRLKQLDYDGKFNYSNTIQLADAINAIDMAEVSPNPFDNELTVKLNATSTKPVQVDIYNADGKLVNQRTMDAVIGANNFAIEGANNLPKGFYILKVNQNGNTKTFKLVK, encoded by the coding sequence ATGAAGAGAACAACTACACTAAAAATTTTTCTTGCCTTTTTGTTTGTAAACTTTGTTTACTATTCAAATGCCCAGCTTAATTATTTACCCGGAGGGTTTACCATTGCCGCTAATAGTTATGTTGATTTAGGTACGAATGGCAATGTCATTCCTGTGGCAAACAACGATGATGCTTTTTCTGCTCCTCAGCCAATTGGCTTTACTTTTAACTTTAACGGAGCTGCATATGACTCATTTGTATTTAGTACTAATGGATTTATTAAATTAGGTAGAGACAGCGCTTCTCGTCATTTCTTATTTACAACTTTTGCTCAACCACCATCTAATGGGGTTTTCACATCTGCAACTTTACCTACACCTTTTGCCAGCGACAGTTCTATGTTATTTGCAATGGGGCAAGATTTATTTGGCGGCTCATCAACTCCTGAATTCAGGGTTTTTACAGATGGTTTTTCTGGCGCACAGGTTTGTACTATTCAATGGAAAAACGTGAAAGATAAAACACAAGCTTCCACAGCCGGTTTATATGATACCATTAATTTTCAAATAAAACTGTATGAATCAACCAATGTGGTAGAATATGTATATGGTAACTGGACAACCACTATTAATCAACCTCTTGTTCGTTTTGCCGCTGTTGGTATAGTTGGTAGCAGTGTAATCAATGCTGCTCAAAACTTACATTTGGTAAAAGGTTCTACTATTGGCTGGACCAATACTGTAGCTAACCAAGGCTTTTATTTAAATAATGCTGTAAACTATAGAAATCCTATTAGTACTCCTGCAGGTCCTGCACCTGTTTCTGGTACTACTTTCAGGTTTACACCAATAACTGCTAACGATGCTTCGGTAAAAGCTATTTACACACAAGGAAAAACAACCTTAAACTATTCTATCTCAGATTCTATCAGAGCAAATATTTCAAACAATGGAGTAAGTACATTAACAAGTGTTGTTGTTACACTAGATATTACTGGTGCGCACTCTTACACTACCACTGCTACTATTCCATCATTAGGTCCTGGTTTAAGCACCAATGTTAGTTTTGCTCCTTTTATACCTACAAATACAGGTGCTTCGGTTATTACGGTATCGGTTCCTACTGATGATAATAATGCCAACAATACTTTAAGCAATAGCTATTTCGTAAATAATTATGAAATGAGTTATAGAGATACTTTATTAGCTCACTCAGGTAGTAATGGTATTACTATTCCTAATTTTTGGGGTGCTAAATTTTTTGTTAGTGGCGATGCATTGTTAACTACTGTTAGATCTTTTTTAGTTTCAAATGCTGATGCGGTAGGTGATACTGTTTGTGGAATGATACTGGATACATTAGGAAATGTTATAGCCAGATCGGCAAACAGAATAGTACAAGCTTCTGACCAAGGAACTACTATGAATTTTAATATTCAAGTACCAATATATGTAACCAATAAATCAGTTATTGCCGGAATAGCCGGAAGTACTGCTGTTAATGGATTAAACTATTTCTTAGGAACTTCTCAAACAGAAAATCCATTCAGAACAAATAATCCTTTTTACTTTCTTACAACAGGAACAGCTCTTAGTAATTCAACAGTTGGTACATTTTATGCCCTTCCGGGTGCAACGGGTAATCAAACTACAAGGTTAATGATGGAATGCCATGTTCGCCCGATACCACAAATAGAAGTAGGTGTTACGGCAAGCTCTATCTCAACTAAATACAGTGTTCCAACAGGAGTAAGTATTCCTTTCAGAGCTATTGTTAAAAACTATGGTATGCAAAACCGTCCGGCAGGAATAGCTGTTCGTTACAGCGTTAACAATGGCCCGGTAATTGGACCTATTAATACTACAACGGCTATTGCTCATAACGATACTACCAGTGTTTTATTTACCGGTGCCAATGCTATTACTTTTGCAAGTGCAGGTACTTATACTGTTAAAATATTCACTAGCTTAGTAAATGATTCGCTTGTTGCTAACGATACTTTAATAATCAATTACACTGCTTCTCCGCGCAATACTGTACCTTTCAGAACGTCAGGAGCTACTTTAACAAGCAATTGGACTATTGACAATGCAAGCAATGTAACTACTATATGGAAAACAACTTCTTGCGTTATGCCTAATGGTGCTACTAATACTTCTTTCTATGCTGATAACTTTAACTATGTTAGCAACGGACGTATTGTATCTACTTCGGCTTTTAACTTTACAGGTGTAACCAATCCTACTTTATATTACTCATTGGCACATGCGCCAAAAATATTAAGTGGCGATGATACATTGGATGTTGAAGTATCAACAGATGGTGGTAGTACTTTTACAGTAGTACAAACTTTAACCAGCCAAACCAGCAACCCTAGTTTAGGTACTGCTGCTGCTCAAAGTTCATTCTTCTTACCAAGTTCAGCTTCACAATGGCGTAATGCTACTGTTGATTTATCAGCTTATGCGAATAATGGTTTTGTAATGATAGCTTTTAGAAGCAGATCAGGTTTAGGTAATAGTATTTTCCTTAATAACATAAATGTATTAAACCCTCCTTCAACAAACTACCAATCAGTACCTTCTCCTACTATTTATTCAAGTGGAATTGTAACAGTTAATTACAATACCTCAGTAGGTGCCAGCAATGGTGTTTTAGCTATTTCAGCCTTTAATGGTTCACCTGTGTTTAGTGCTGCAAGTCCGGTATTTGCAACTAACACAACTGCTACTACAAACAATACTGCTATATTCACGCCTGACGTAATTAGTCCTTCTGCGTGGTTTACTATTAACTACTCAGGTATTGGAACCGGTAACTTACCAAGCACTGCTCCATTTGACTTAAGTATTAGTACTACTACTATTGGTGGTATTCAAAGTATTGATAGTTTATATATTGTTAGACGTTCTGAATCAAACGGAAGCTGGATAGCATTAAATACATCAAGAACTTCTACTTTATTAACAGTATACAATATTACTGATTATGGTGATTTTGGTATTGCAAGTAGTGTTGTTGCAAATACTTTACCTGTTTCTTGGTTAAGCTTTAAAGCCAATAAATTAGATAAAAACACTGCACAATTAGCTTGGTCAACAGCGCAAGAAATGAATAACAAAGGGTTTGAAATAGAAAGCAGTGTTGATGGCAGAAACTTTAACCGTATTGGTTTTGTTAAAGGTGCCGGTGTAAGTACTAAAGTAAACAACTATAGCTTTACTGATGCAGCTGTTAATAGCAACGTAGTATTTTACAGATTAAAACAATTGGATTATGACGGTAAATTTAACTACTCAAATACTATTCAATTAGCTGATGCAATCAATGCTATTGATATGGCTGAAGTATCACCTAATCCATTTGACAATGAGTTAACGGTTAAATTAAATGCTACTTCAACCAAACCTGTTCAGGTGGATATTTACAATGCCGATGGTAAATTGGTTAATCAAAGAACTATGGATGCCGTAATAGGTGCAAATAATTTCGCCATTGAAGGTGCAAATAATTTACCTAAAGGATTCTATATTTTAAAAGTAAACCAAAACGGAAATACCAAAACATTTAAATTAGTTAAATAA
- a CDS encoding YceI family protein, with the protein MSTTKWGLDPTHSEIGFKVRHMMLTNVSGSFNEFTADAETEGEDFTTAKINFSAATKSINTNNEQRDQHLQSPDFFDKDKYPAITFKSTNFVKQDEDTFKLEGDLTIKDVTKKVALQVEYGGVSKDPWGNNKAGFSLSGKINREDFGLTWNAALETGGVLVSNEVKLHAEIQLVKQA; encoded by the coding sequence ATGAGCACAACAAAATGGGGCTTAGACCCTACACACAGCGAAATCGGATTTAAAGTTCGTCATATGATGTTAACCAATGTTTCAGGTTCTTTCAATGAGTTTACAGCAGATGCAGAAACAGAGGGCGAAGACTTTACCACAGCTAAAATTAATTTTTCAGCAGCAACAAAATCTATTAACACCAACAACGAACAAAGAGACCAGCACTTACAATCGCCTGACTTTTTTGACAAAGACAAGTATCCTGCTATTACATTTAAATCGACCAATTTTGTAAAACAAGATGAAGATACATTTAAATTAGAAGGTGACTTAACCATTAAAGATGTAACTAAAAAAGTAGCTTTACAGGTAGAGTACGGAGGCGTATCAAAAGATCCTTGGGGTAACAACAAAGCAGGTTTTTCGTTAAGTGGAAAAATTAACCGTGAAGATTTTGGTTTAACATGGAATGCTGCATTAGAAACAGGAGGTGTTTTAGTAAGTAACGAAGTAAAATTACATGCTGAAATACAATTGGTAAAACAAGCATAA
- a CDS encoding PAS domain S-box protein encodes MEPIPHNETERIKALKSYNILDTGSEIEFDRLTKLASLICGVPISLVTLIEENRQWIKSKIGLDVVSTDRNTSFCQYAIMDKDLMEVEDATKDKRFVNNPFVTGDPNIRFYAGYPLIDNDGYALGTLCVIDRVPNKLTPNQIEALDILSKEVTAQIISRKEKIELHNLERLFNLSTDMICVAGLDGYFKKINPAFVKTLEWSEEELLANSFLSFIHTDDIAATLREIETLSQGVKTINFVNRFKTKSGLFKFFQWVATPDTSTGNLFAIARDITPQIETEKELVKIREMLETASRVARVGGWEADLLKQTISWSPVTKEIHEADPDFEPTLAQGINFYKQGKSRDLITQLVKNAIEKGEAFEQEVQIVTAKGNDRWVKAIGNPEMVDGICVRIFGTFQDIQREKESRIAADEMYIQMNTLMAATTEVSIIGTDLNGYITHFNAGAENLLGYKAEEVIGKTTPSIIHKEEEVIARGKELTQIFGYPIEGIDVFHEYAKQGQNETREWTYFRKDGSSFPVQLVITARKNTNGDIIGFLGIAVDITDLKMAEQDLLRSESKFKTLYNSTSDSVALINSKGFFDCNITTLKMFGCPSVEEFCKLTLDDVSPLFQANDRPSKELSNRYMKLALAKDICSFEWRHKRLDTGEEFPTEVLLIALELDGEKVIQAIVRDITQRKGQQQELIKAKQQAEEASKAKSEFLANMSHEIRTPLNGVIGFTDLLMKTNLDVTQYQYMSAVFQSANSLLDIINDILDFSKIEAGKLELELSKIDLLEIADQVADVVTFQAHQKKLEMLLNISPEVPRFIWADGIRLRQVLVNLLGNAIKFTQKGEIELKVETLSKVIDGDIVFRFSVRDTGIGILPANQQKIFEAFAQEDASTTRRFGGTGLGLTISNKLLALMDSKLQLKSEVGVGSVFYFDVTFKAMRGEPIVWENLDYFENILVVDDNTNNRLILQDMLAMKQIGTDLAESGKQAVALIDSGKIYDAILMDFNMPEMDGIETIRNIRNSKNVEGGQQPIILLYSSSDDETINIACKELNVAQRIVKPIKIQQLFDTLSKLSPKNTNKLLATSESKTLEVEVKAYPNLKILVADDNTVNMFLAKIIINNVLPQSQIFEAKNGNEAIEIYTNEMPDIVFMDVQMPDMNGYEATKAIRLLEVKKRIPIIALTAGTVKGEKEKCIEAGMDDYISKPVIKETVEVMIDKWLLNRSKVTQQELSNTVHFYKKDLMQRLGNDQEVYNGFMELVKLSLSGLVKELKGHLNNRNWDALTKAAHKYNGIALSASFTLLSKLVVKIEHETEFNYQELEQLLVQIDEEVKLLLETI; translated from the coding sequence ATGGAACCTATTCCACATAACGAAACGGAGCGAATCAAAGCTTTAAAGAGTTATAATATATTAGATACCGGTAGCGAAATTGAGTTTGACAGATTGACCAAATTGGCCTCATTAATATGTGGCGTACCCATTTCATTGGTAACTTTAATTGAAGAAAACCGCCAATGGATTAAATCGAAAATAGGTTTAGATGTTGTGTCTACCGACAGGAATACATCCTTTTGCCAGTATGCCATTATGGATAAAGATTTAATGGAGGTTGAAGATGCTACAAAGGATAAACGCTTTGTTAATAATCCGTTTGTTACAGGCGATCCTAATATAAGATTTTATGCCGGTTACCCTTTAATTGATAATGATGGTTATGCTTTAGGAACCCTATGTGTAATAGATAGAGTGCCTAATAAATTAACCCCAAACCAGATAGAAGCACTTGATATTTTATCCAAAGAAGTAACAGCTCAAATTATATCGCGTAAGGAAAAAATAGAATTACATAATTTAGAACGTTTATTCAACTTGTCTACAGATATGATTTGTGTGGCAGGCCTTGACGGGTATTTTAAAAAAATAAACCCGGCTTTTGTTAAAACCCTAGAGTGGAGCGAAGAAGAGTTACTGGCCAATTCATTTTTAAGCTTTATACATACTGATGATATAGCAGCAACCTTGCGCGAAATAGAAACTTTATCACAAGGAGTTAAAACAATCAATTTTGTAAACAGGTTTAAAACAAAATCAGGTTTATTTAAATTTTTTCAATGGGTAGCTACGCCTGATACTTCAACAGGAAATTTATTTGCCATAGCAAGGGATATTACCCCACAGATAGAAACAGAAAAAGAATTGGTGAAAATCCGAGAAATGCTTGAAACAGCAAGCAGAGTAGCACGAGTAGGGGGTTGGGAAGCCGATTTGTTAAAGCAAACTATATCATGGTCACCGGTTACCAAAGAAATTCATGAAGCCGACCCGGACTTTGAACCAACGCTGGCACAAGGAATTAATTTTTATAAGCAAGGTAAAAGCCGAGACCTAATAACACAGCTAGTAAAAAATGCTATTGAAAAAGGGGAGGCCTTTGAACAGGAAGTACAAATAGTAACAGCAAAAGGAAACGACAGATGGGTAAAAGCCATTGGTAATCCGGAAATGGTTGATGGTATTTGTGTAAGAATATTTGGAACTTTTCAAGACATACAGAGAGAAAAAGAAAGTAGGATTGCGGCAGACGAAATGTATATTCAAATGAATACCTTAATGGCCGCAACTACAGAGGTTTCCATTATTGGTACAGATTTAAACGGATACATAACTCATTTTAATGCAGGTGCTGAAAACCTTTTGGGTTATAAGGCCGAAGAAGTAATTGGCAAAACAACACCATCCATTATTCACAAAGAAGAAGAAGTAATAGCACGAGGTAAAGAGTTAACCCAAATATTTGGTTATCCTATAGAAGGCATTGATGTATTTCATGAATACGCCAAACAAGGACAGAACGAAACCAGGGAGTGGACTTATTTTAGAAAAGATGGTTCTTCATTCCCTGTTCAATTGGTAATAACAGCCCGAAAAAATACCAATGGTGATATTATTGGCTTTTTGGGAATAGCTGTTGATATTACTGATTTGAAAATGGCTGAGCAGGATTTATTGCGTTCAGAATCTAAATTTAAAACCTTGTATAATTCAACCAGCGATTCCGTTGCGTTAATCAATAGCAAAGGTTTTTTTGATTGTAATATAACTACCTTAAAAATGTTTGGCTGCCCTTCGGTAGAAGAGTTTTGCAAGCTGACACTGGATGATGTTTCTCCATTGTTTCAAGCAAACGACCGCCCTTCAAAAGAACTTTCCAACAGATATATGAAACTGGCCTTAGCCAAAGATATATGCAGTTTTGAATGGCGCCATAAACGATTAGATACAGGAGAGGAATTTCCAACCGAAGTGCTTTTAATAGCTCTAGAGTTAGATGGAGAAAAAGTAATTCAGGCTATAGTCAGAGATATTACCCAGCGAAAAGGCCAACAACAAGAGTTAATAAAAGCAAAACAACAGGCCGAAGAAGCGAGCAAAGCCAAGTCAGAGTTTTTGGCCAATATGAGTCACGAAATACGTACACCTTTAAATGGTGTAATTGGTTTTACCGATTTGTTAATGAAAACAAATTTAGATGTAACGCAGTACCAATACATGTCGGCCGTGTTTCAGTCCGCCAATTCTTTACTCGATATTATCAACGATATTTTAGATTTTTCAAAGATAGAAGCAGGCAAGCTGGAGTTAGAATTAAGTAAAATAGATTTGCTGGAAATTGCCGACCAAGTGGCTGATGTGGTTACTTTTCAAGCCCATCAAAAAAAGCTGGAAATGCTTTTAAATATATCGCCCGAAGTACCTCGTTTTATTTGGGCTGATGGAATAAGGTTAAGGCAAGTACTGGTAAACTTATTGGGCAATGCCATTAAATTTACACAGAAAGGCGAAATAGAATTAAAGGTTGAAACATTATCAAAAGTAATAGATGGAGATATTGTATTCAGGTTTTCGGTAAGAGATACCGGTATTGGTATTTTACCTGCTAACCAACAAAAAATATTTGAAGCATTTGCACAGGAAGATGCCTCTACTACACGCAGGTTTGGTGGTACAGGTTTAGGTTTAACCATATCAAACAAATTACTGGCCTTAATGGATAGTAAATTACAGTTGAAAAGTGAAGTTGGTGTAGGAAGTGTTTTTTACTTTGATGTAACGTTTAAAGCCATGAGGGGAGAGCCTATAGTATGGGAAAACCTCGATTATTTTGAAAATATTCTGGTGGTAGATGACAATACCAATAACCGTTTAATTTTACAGGATATGTTAGCCATGAAACAAATTGGAACCGATTTGGCAGAGAGTGGTAAACAAGCCGTAGCGCTTATAGATTCAGGTAAAATATACGATGCTATTCTGATGGACTTTAATATGCCCGAAATGGATGGTATAGAAACAATCAGAAATATTAGAAACAGTAAAAATGTAGAAGGTGGGCAGCAGCCTATTATTTTGCTCTACAGCTCGTCCGATGATGAAACGATTAATATAGCCTGTAAAGAGTTAAACGTTGCACAACGCATAGTTAAACCTATTAAAATACAACAGTTGTTCGATACCCTTTCTAAGTTGAGTCCTAAAAACACCAATAAGCTATTAGCCACATCTGAAAGTAAAACCTTAGAGGTTGAAGTAAAAGCATATCCTAATTTAAAAATTTTAGTGGCCGATGATAATACCGTGAATATGTTTTTAGCTAAAATAATAATCAATAATGTGCTGCCACAGTCACAAATATTTGAAGCTAAAAATGGAAACGAAGCCATTGAAATATATACCAATGAAATGCCCGATATAGTTTTTATGGATGTGCAAATGCCCGATATGAACGGGTACGAAGCAACAAAAGCCATACGCCTGTTGGAAGTAAAAAAACGTATTCCGATTATAGCATTAACAGCGGGTACCGTAAAAGGAGAGAAGGAAAAATGTATTGAAGCAGGAATGGACGATTATATCAGTAAACCTGTAATTAAAGAAACGGTTGAGGTAATGATTGATAAATGGTTACTCAACAGATCAAAAGTAACCCAGCAGGAGTTAAGTAATACCGTACATTTTTACAAAAAAGATTTAATGCAGCGTTTAGGTAACGATCAGGAAGTTTACAATGGGTTTATGGAGCTGGTAAAACTAAGTTTATCTGGTTTGGTAAAGGAGTTGAAAGGACATTTAAACAACAGGAATTGGGATGCCTTAACCAAAGCTGCTCATAAGTACAATGGTATTGCGTTATCCGCTTCATTTACCTTGTTAAGTAAGTTGGTTGTTAAAATAGAACACGAAACAGAATTTAACTACCAGGAGTTGGAACAACTGCTTGTTCAGATAGATGAAGAAGTGAAATTGCTTTTAGAAACGATATAA
- a CDS encoding YetF domain-containing protein, translated as MNPFLEIVLRSLAVYVFIILAIRLFGKKELSQLSITDLVLILLISNAVQNAMVGEDTSLQGGLLAALTLFLLNYLIKIISFRSKLFSNILEGQPVMLVYKGFINADHLRAQKLTMEELEAVVREHGLEKVEQAELVMLEKDGSISVISKELKNQTIHKRKRVKKYGDRNMN; from the coding sequence ATGAATCCATTTCTTGAAATTGTGTTACGTTCATTAGCAGTTTACGTATTTATTATTTTAGCCATTCGCTTGTTTGGCAAGAAAGAACTTTCGCAGTTAAGCATTACCGATTTAGTGTTGATTTTATTAATAAGCAATGCCGTGCAAAATGCTATGGTAGGCGAAGATACCTCACTTCAGGGAGGTTTATTGGCAGCCCTTACTTTGTTTTTATTAAACTACCTCATAAAAATTATTTCGTTCAGGAGTAAGTTGTTTAGTAACATCTTAGAAGGCCAACCCGTTATGTTGGTGTATAAAGGCTTTATAAATGCCGACCATTTAAGGGCGCAGAAATTAACCATGGAAGAGTTAGAAGCAGTGGTACGTGAGCATGGTTTAGAAAAGGTAGAACAGGCCGAGTTGGTTATGCTTGAAAAAGATGGAAGCATAAGCGTTATATCAAAAGAGTTAAAAAACCAAACAATACATAAACGCAAGCGCGTTAAAAAATATGGCGATAGAAACATGAATTAA
- a CDS encoding SDR family NAD(P)-dependent oxidoreductase yields MTNKIAFITGASAGIGEAVARKLAAQGYNLILNARRKEKIENLATELTGSYGIKTLPLVFDVRKHDEVKTAIESLPNDWKNIDVLINNAGLASGLAPIFEGDLTDWEAMIDTNFKGLLYVSRYILPIMKNNASGHVINIGSIAAKEVYANGNVYCATKHAVDALNKAMRIELAPFGVKVTAIHPGAVETEFSIVRFHGDEEKAKKVYEGFENLIATDIAEAIEFCINRPFRVNINELIIMPTAQPIASIINRK; encoded by the coding sequence ATGACAAATAAAATAGCATTTATAACCGGTGCTTCGGCAGGTATAGGAGAAGCAGTTGCACGCAAGCTTGCAGCGCAAGGATATAACTTAATTTTAAACGCCCGCAGAAAAGAAAAAATTGAAAATTTAGCTACTGAATTAACAGGTAGCTATGGAATAAAAACATTGCCTTTGGTATTTGATGTAAGAAAGCATGATGAGGTAAAAACAGCTATTGAATCCCTACCCAACGATTGGAAAAATATTGATGTTTTAATAAACAATGCCGGTTTGGCAAGTGGCTTGGCTCCCATTTTTGAAGGCGATTTAACTGATTGGGAAGCCATGATTGACACTAACTTTAAAGGTTTACTGTACGTATCAAGATATATTTTACCCATTATGAAAAACAATGCCAGTGGACACGTTATCAATATTGGTTCTATAGCCGCAAAAGAGGTTTATGCCAATGGCAATGTATACTGTGCTACCAAACACGCTGTAGACGCATTGAATAAAGCTATGCGTATTGAATTAGCTCCGTTCGGTGTTAAAGTTACAGCCATACATCCTGGTGCTGTTGAAACTGAATTTTCTATTGTTCGTTTTCATGGTGATGAAGAAAAGGCAAAAAAAGTATACGAAGGTTTTGAAAACCTGATAGCTACTGATATAGCGGAAGCTATTGAGTTTTGTATAAACCGTCCGTTTAGAGTAAACATTAATGAGCTGATAATTATGCCAACGGCACAACCAATAGCCTCTATTATAAACAGAAAATAA
- a CDS encoding ABC transporter permease, which produces MNKIFLIIKREFLTRVKKKSFLVMTILSPLLIVLFYGVTIYFSIHGPGDENVKNIFVNSKNSLIKNKLTSSKIYNFEYGSIETNTVNDFLKTNNTYYAVLSIPDSFGIDYLDDIKLTAIDQPSISQINYIENELEKYIKNEQLANYKIDESIINKINETKINVNTIKLSAESGVEENSNSSAATALGIGGALLIYLFIFLYGVMVMKGIIEEKTNRIVEIIISSVRPFQLMMGKILGIASVGLLQFIIWVTLILLATPLVSSLLMGNKAQELATAAASMPNSMPAKAISGNAFLDGLLSFNYPYLIAVFIFYFLAGYLFYGALFAAIGSAVDNETDTQQFMLPVTMPLLFSIALAQGLVLNAPNGTAAFWLSIIPFTSPIVMMIRLPFGVPTWELLLSMGLMIVGFMFTVWLASRIYRIGILTFGKKPTYKEIWKWIRMNN; this is translated from the coding sequence ATGAATAAAATTTTTTTAATTATAAAGCGTGAATTTCTGACACGCGTAAAAAAGAAATCATTTTTAGTAATGACTATTTTATCGCCATTACTTATCGTTTTGTTTTATGGCGTAACTATTTACTTTAGTATTCATGGCCCCGGAGATGAAAATGTAAAAAACATTTTTGTAAACAGCAAAAACAGTTTAATCAAAAACAAACTTACTAGCAGCAAAATTTACAATTTTGAATATGGAAGTATTGAAACCAACACGGTTAACGATTTTCTTAAAACCAATAATACTTATTATGCAGTTTTAAGCATTCCTGATTCGTTTGGTATTGATTACCTTGACGACATTAAACTTACGGCCATTGACCAGCCCAGCATATCGCAGATAAATTACATTGAAAATGAATTAGAAAAGTATATTAAAAATGAACAACTCGCCAATTACAAAATTGACGAGAGCATTATTAATAAAATAAACGAAACTAAAATAAATGTAAACACCATTAAACTAAGTGCTGAAAGTGGTGTGGAGGAAAACAGCAACTCAAGTGCTGCTACTGCTTTGGGTATTGGTGGAGCTTTACTCATTTACCTGTTTATATTTTTATATGGTGTGATGGTTATGAAAGGCATCATTGAAGAAAAGACCAACCGTATTGTCGAAATTATTATATCGTCAGTAAGGCCTTTTCAATTAATGATGGGTAAAATTTTAGGAATAGCCAGTGTTGGCTTACTACAGTTCATTATTTGGGTAACACTTATTTTGCTAGCTACCCCTTTGGTAAGCTCATTATTAATGGGCAATAAAGCCCAAGAATTGGCTACAGCAGCGGCAAGTATGCCTAATTCAATGCCTGCAAAAGCCATTAGTGGCAATGCCTTTTTAGACGGTTTACTTTCTTTTAATTACCCCTATTTAATTGCGGTGTTTATTTTTTATTTTTTGGCCGGCTATTTATTTTATGGTGCTTTATTTGCCGCTATTGGCAGCGCTGTAGACAACGAAACCGATACTCAACAATTTATGTTACCTGTTACTATGCCTTTGTTATTTTCTATAGCATTGGCACAAGGTTTAGTATTAAATGCACCTAATGGTACAGCCGCATTCTGGCTTTCTATTATTCCATTTACTTCACCTATTGTTATGATGATTAGATTACCTTTTGGTGTACCTACCTGGGAACTGCTATTGTCAATGGGATTAATGATAGTTGGCTTTATGTTTACCGTATGGCTGGCCTCACGCATTTATAGAATTGGTATATTAACTTTTGGAAAAAAACCCACTTATAAAGAAATATGGAAGTGGATAAGAATGAATAATTAA